A genomic region of Gossypium hirsutum isolate 1008001.06 chromosome D01, Gossypium_hirsutum_v2.1, whole genome shotgun sequence contains the following coding sequences:
- the LOC107922006 gene encoding proteasome subunit alpha type-1-A-like — MFRNQYDTDVTTWSPAGRLFQVEYAMEAVKQGSAAIGLRSKTHVVLGCVNKANSELSSHQKKIFKVDDHIGVAIAGLTADGRVLSRYMRNECINYNFTYESPLPVGRLVVQLADKAQVCTQRSWKRPYGVGLLVAGLDESGAHLYYNCPSGNYFEYQAFAIGSRSQAAKTYLERRFENFADSSRDDLVKDALMAIRETLQGETLKSSICTVAVVGVGEPFHILDQETVQQMINAFEIVGEQEGPAAEPDAAAGQEAAAEQGGSTDEGVAPMDI, encoded by the exons ATGTTCAGGAACCAGTACGATACAGACGTTACCACATGGAGTCCTGCGGGGCGGTTGTTCCAAGTGGAATACGCGATGGAAGCTGTGAAGCAAGGTTCAGCCGCGATCGGACTTCGATCTAAGACCCATGTAGTTTTGGGTTGCGTCAACAAGGCTAACTCCGAGTTGTCTTCTCACCAGAAAAAGATTTTCAAAGTCGACGACCACATCGGCGTTGCCATCGCCGGTCTCACCGCTGACGGCCGCGTCCTTTCTCGGTATATGAGAAACGAGTGTATTAACTACAACTTCACGTATGAATCGCCACTTCCTGTTGGCAGACTTGTCGTCCAACTTGCCGATAAAGCTCAG GTCTGCACCCAACGCTCTTGGAAACGACCTTATGGGGTTGGCCTGTTGGTGGCTGGCTTGGATGAATCTGGGGCTCATCTCTACTACAACTGTCCGAGTGGAAATTACTTTGAGTACCAGGCTTTTGCCATTGGGTCCCGCTCACAAGCTGCAAAGACGTACTTGGAGCGGAGGTTTGAGAACTTCGCAGATTCCTCTCGAGACGATCTGGTCAAAGATGCTCTTATGGCTATAAGGGAAACCCTGCAAGGAGAAACTCTAAAAAGCTCTATATGTACAGTTGCTGTGGTAGGGGTTGGAGAGCCATTCCATATTTTGGATCAGGAAACTGTACAACAAATGATCAATGCCTTTGAGATCGTGGGAGAGCAAGAAGGACCAGCTGCTGAACCTGATGCTGCTGCAGGACAAGAGGCTGCAGCTGAGCAGGGTGGTTCTACTGACGAAGGCGTGGCCCCAATGGATATTTAA
- the LOC107922007 gene encoding gamma carbonic anhydrase 1, mitochondrial — protein sequence MGSLGKAIYTVGFWIRETGQALDRLGCRLQGNYFFQEQLSRHRTLMNVFDKSPLVDKDAFVAPSASVIGDVQVGRGSSIWYGCVLRGDVNSISVGSGTNIQDNSLVHVAKSNLSGKVLPTNIGNNVTVGHSAVLHGCTVEDEAFVGMGATLLDGVVVEKHAMVAAGALVRQNTRIPAGEVWGGNPAKFLRKLTEEEIAFISQSATNYTNLAQVHAAENAKPFDEIEFEKVLRKKFAKRDEEYDSMLGIVRETPPELILPDNVLPDKEQKSSEK from the exons ATGGGAAGCCTTGGAAAAGCAATATACACTGTCGGATTCTGGATTCGGGAGACCGGTCAGGCTCTCGATCGCCTTGGTTGCCGCCTACAAGGCAACTATTTTTTCCAGGAGCAAC tTTCTAGGCATCGGACTCTGATGAACGTATTTGATAAATCTCCTCTGGTGGACAAGGATGCATTCGTAGCCCCTAGCGCATCTGTCATTGGCGATGTTCAGGTGGGAAGAGGATCTTCTATTTGGTATGGATGTGTTTTAAGGG GGGATGTCAACAGCATTAGTGTTGGATCTGGAACTAATATACAAGACAACTCCCTTGTGCATGTTGCAAAATCTAATCTAAGTGGGAAAGTGCTACCAACTAACATTGGAAACAATGTTACTGTAG GTCATAGTGCTGTTTTACATGGCTGTACCGTTGAGGATGAAGCATTTGTTGGCATGGGAGCCACACTTCTTGATGGTGTAGTTGTGGAAAAACATGCTATGGTTGCTGCTGGAGCCCTTGTGAGACAGAATACAAGGATCCCTGCTGGGGAG GTGTGGGGAGGCAATCCAGCTAAATTCCTGAGGAAGCTAACTGAAGAAGAGATAGCGTTTATTTCCCAGTCAGCCACCAATTATACCAACCTTGCACAGGTACATGCTGCTGAGAATGCAAAACCctttgatgaaattgaatttgagaaaGTTCTTCGCAAGAAGTTTGCGAAGAGGGATGAAGAGTATGACTCAATGCTGGGCATTGTCCGTGAAACTCCACCAGAACTAATTCTTCCAGACAATGTCCTACCAGATAAAGAGCAAAAGTCCTCTGAAAAatga